The genomic stretch TGGCAAGGTCTGGGTTAATTGATTGTGCTGAAGGAGATGATCCAAAGCCGACCTTTACCTGCTGCTACGGTCTTACATGCCTGATATagctggtgtctgtgtgtctgtacaatGTTGACTTGCTCAGTGGAGCCACGTTAGCAGCCAGGGAACTCGGCACATCCTTTGGCACTTTTAATGTTACAGTATGCCAGACATGATTTTTAGGTGTTGGTCTCAACACATCTGTCAGGGGAGGATGTTAAATACACACGTGTGTTTTTACCAGTGAGGGGGGAATTGCTATCTCTTTGCAATCTTGTGAGCACTGGGCACATTTACAATGTTGGGATAGATCCTCCACACCTCGATTCATTAGAGGGATTAAAATGTCACAGCCAAGCCTGTAACGCATCCTGACTCCTCTCAGAGTTTCACCAATAACCTGAACAGGAGACGGCTGTAAATTATTCCAGTCAATTTAGTTCCAGCTCACAGGATCCGGATGATGATCAGAGCGGGGAGCCCATCCATCTCTCTACAACTTTGATTCATGACACAAAATGCCAGTTACTGCCAGCTTTGtagatatatgtgtgtgtgtgtgtgggtgtactcAATGTGTCAAAATGTGTGCAATGGCAGTACAGTTCCACATTGTGGATATACCTTCCAACTATATTCTCCATCATTATTAATATTTCACTAATGGTTAATTCTACGGAGTTATCTGATATGATTTACAATATATCATCTGTAACCTTGTCCCAGAGCTCCAAAAAGCTTGTCAGTAAATTGAGAGCTGGAGTGATCATGGTGACCCTATCCTTTTGAGAGTAGGCCTATCGAGCGACAATGAAGGCTTTTAGAAAGCTACGCGACTGAAGGTGCTCGCTGTTCTCTTCAAGCACCATAGGGTGTCAGCACAGAATGCTGCTGAATGCTGCTGAATGGCTTACAACATGTCACAGAAACCTTGGCGTATTACAATTACAGCCTCCTCCCGTCCTCTATTATGCTACAAGCACCTCCATTGAAAAAGGCAGGCATCTAAATACAGGGAGACCAACGCAAATAGCAACTGGCAATTGATGTTAGTGGAAGTTTCAGGTGTGATATCAGACCTTTGCATGGAGCCATTCCTAATGTCCCACTGTGGTGGTTGTGTTCTCAGTTACGCAGTCAGTATGCTCACATGAATAACTGTTCTTCTCCCCGGTTTGGGTATTTACATAAGAGGAAAATGGAAGATGGCACTTTAGTTAAATGTTAATGAAATGTTTCTTGATGAGAAGCGGGTTTATATTCTGGTCAATTGAATGTTTTGTAATCATGTGGATGGGCTTTCATTTATAATAATCAATATCTGTAAAATAAATGTtagttcaataaaaataaaaactgcagAGAACAGCAGGTGGACCGTTTATTTTATCAATGTAATTTGTTCGATCTGAGAGGGCAAATTCATTTCTCAAATACATGACATGGATTAAATCCCTGCTGAAATGAGAATGTATGCACAACGTGTAGGCCTACACTATGGAAGTGCACATTATGCCAATGCAAATTCCACCAATGTAATTCAAATCAGGTTAATAAAACAGTGGCAAGGCTGTTAACGTTTAATGATAAAGAGAAGGGGGGAATAATCGAAAGAGCAAATGTACATGCGCATCCCATCACTCCAATCATGAACAAATAAAGTTCAATTCAAGCTAGGTTTCTGTTCAACCAATCCCGGGACTCAGCAAACCCAGGAGATAATGTGAACATGTCATGTTGTTTCTTGTGCTCCCCAACATGCACATGTTCATCTTTAGGCAGTGGATCATTGTTGTCTTGTACTTGGAAAATGGAAAATGTAATTGGTTGTGTGAAGTAAGAGAATCCCATTGAATTTTATGTTCCATTATGGCTTTCTCTATGGAAAGCTGCACTAAACCTTTTTGTGTCCTGGTCTCGTCTGAAACCTTGGTGGATTAAATAAAGTTATAGGAGGTGATGGTTTTTCTTTCATTCCTAATCGACAAGAAATGCACCTCTTTGTGGCAGTCGAGAAATGTTACAAAGCACGGCTGCAAAAGCTAGTACAGCACCAACACTCCTTCTCATCAGCAAAAGAGTGAGAATTTCAGATCTTGTTCACGCTGCGTTCAGCTCCTGCACCAGGCACCAGGGGAAGTGTTAGACTGTCAGTAACACCATCCTGGGTGTTGGTTGTGTGGATTTTTAAAAAAGGTTTATGTAATATGCTTAATTGCAGCTATTTCTTTTAACAGTGTTGGTGAGAATTGTGAAACCGAAAAGGGTAGCGTTTGAAATGATATAACCCAACAGTGTTGGAATGTCTGTAGCTTTCTCCATGAGATTATATAGGTCCCTAAAATTCCATCAACGCAATAATACATGTATGGAAGTGTAAAGAAAGAGGAAGAATATGCTATACTATAGGTTAAGGTTGATGATATAACTAAGTTGGGATTCCATCACATAGCACctgagatatacagtagtagcaTGTATTTAGCGTACTGTAATGCTGTTTTCTGGGGATGGTGCTACTGCTGTTCTGTTCCTTCTATCCCATGGAAGATCAATGATTGCCTGTGGCCCTAAACTGGTAAGGCTAACTGAGACACCCAGCAGAACAGCACACGATTCATAAATCAAGCTAAACTGATCAATATTTATCAGAATGttaaggtacactacatgaccaaatgtatgtggacaccttcaaGTCAAACATTTCATTctaaaatcataggcattaatatggagttggtcacccccctttgctgctataacagcctccactcttttggggaggctttccaatagatgttgggacattgctgaggggacttgctcccattcagccacaagagcattggtgagTTCGGCAGTGATAttggggcgattaggcctggctcacagtcggtgtaccaattcatcccaaaggtgttcgatggggttgaggtcagggatctgaGCAGgatagtcaagttcttccacaaagatctcgacaaactatttctgtattgtcatgctgaaacaggaaagggccttccccaaactgttgccacaaagtcggaagcacagaatcatcagTCACAGACATAAAGTTACTATTTTATTTACTGTATCAGTTTAAGTGCAAGAATGGTTTTGGGAGAAACTGCTCGATGCACTTTAGGTGGGATCTATCCATGTCAATGGTCAAAAGTTTCAGGGAATCAAGGTCCTGACCTGGAGGGAAGAGGAATTTTACTGTATCTAGAGCTTTTATTATGGATACACAATGGGAAAGCCcagtagcctagaggttagagaggtggaCCAGAAGCATGTTGGGAAAGGAAGAAGACACATTTCTGTTCTAACCAATGGACAATGATGTTGTATTCAAATGTAGGTTGTAATTGTATCTTAGAACTAttcaggcctcccgagtggtacattggtctaaggcactgaattgcagtgctagaggcgctactacagatccgggttcatTCCCGGGCTGTGCCACAACCGACCAtggccgggagtcccataggacggtgcacaattggcccagtgttgttaggggagggtttggccggtggggctttacttggctcatcgtgttCTAGTGGCTCCATGTTTAAATACAACTTTTGCATAACCCAGGTTTTAAACAGGAATGATGCATTTCTTAACTCCCATTGCTCAAATCATAAAAGGGCATTTCCAGAGCAATGCCAGTCTCTACATTTTCTTGGAAAATATCAGAACACTAGTCCTTACTTTGCTATGCATGGTTTCCATAGATATGAGAAAAACCTTACAAACATTTTAAGATGCATTTCCCCAGAAACTTTATGAAAATGATGACCTATTTAGTGTGACCCAGATTCTCCCAAGTATCTTTTTCTGTTGGATGTCCTTAATGCAGGTGATTGTGATTTATGAACACCAGTCTAAAATGTGATTGGATGATTTCCCTCCAGCCCTCAGCATCACTGTCACCCTGGAGATAGGGAACATGAGTTGTTTTCATGAAACCTTTTCAGCTGTCGAAGTGGATAACAATTTCTGCAAGACAATTAAATTGCTTTACTATTCTATCCCCTTCTAGAGTACTAATGCAATGGATTCCAGGCATAAAAGTTAAATTAGcgtttttctctttctgtctttccctATTTAGAGGACTAATGCCACGGACTCTAGACAGCCAAATCACCTTGGAGAAAACCCCCAGCTACTTTGTGACAAGAGAGGCTCCCAGACGCATCGCCAGTATGTCCCCCAACACCAAGCTGATTGTGGTGGTGCGTAACCCAGTCACCAGGGCCATCTCAGACTACACACAGACCCTGTCCAAGAAGCCGGACATCCCCACCTTCGAGGAGCTGGCCTTCCAGAACCGGAGCCAGGGTCTGGTAGACACCTCATGGAATGCTATCCGCATAGGGATGTACATCCTCCACCTAGAGAACTGGCTGCAGTACTTTCGCCTCTCCCAGATCCACTTTGTGAGCGGCGAGCGGCTGATCACGGACCCGGCGGGGGAGCTGGGCCGAGTCCAGGACTTCTTGGGTCTCAAACGCATCATCACAGACAAGCACTTCTACTTTAACCGAACCAAAGGCTTCCCTTGCCTGAAGAAGCCAGAGAGCAGCAGCCAGCCCCGCTGCCTGGGCAAGTCCAAGGGCAGAACTCACGTGCAGATCGACCGGGAGGTCATTGAGCAGCTACGGGACTTTTATAGGCCTTTTAATATCAAATTCTATGAGATGGTGGGGCAAGACTTTAGGTGGGATTgagaatcagattttttttaaagcaggtgATATGTGTTTATTGAAATGAATACCTCAGTGGAGTCATTCGAATGAGGACACCTTAAAGTGAATCCAATTTCTCTTCATGTTTGAATATACAGTGCGAGTTTAACAAGGTGTATGTAATCTGCCTTTAACTTTAAAACCTCTGATATAACTTCCTACTTTAACATCATGCTGGTTGTGTTAACCAAATAAGATAGAAACATATGCTGCCATGCCATTTATTCTCACAATTAGTATATGTCATACACTAAATTGTGTTTCTTCACAAAGGCCTGTTACTTTTACAACACCGTACCATGTCAATCGTTCCAACTCAATGGACAACAATAAAGAGTATAGAGACAGCTGAGATTTGTTGTAACATGTCTGTCCTATGCTACAGTATGATCACAGACATGACAAAGCTATAGTATGTAAACTCGGCATAAAATGTGTATCATAAAGGCATTCTGGCAATAATGAATGTAAAAACGGTTAATGGATGCCCTCGTGCATATTATCGTATCAAATCGTGGGCATTATGATGATACTTGTGGCGTGTAATGAAAAGACATAGAGGAAGACGTGGAGTTGAACTACAGAACTACACATAATGTTTATTTTACTCAGCCTTTTGAGAAATTAGGAATGGCTTGATTAAGGAGGCTAAAATAAGAAGCTCCCAAACAAGCAGATTCAGATTGAATAATGTAAGTTGAGTACTGCAGTCTTGGTTAAATGTTTTAAGGCAGAACTTGTGCATTAATCATTGCCCAAACAGTACATAGAAGTACACAAATTACAGAGCGTTACGTCTAATTTAACCCCTACAAACCATTTGCAAATTTGGGGATGTAATAAATGCCCAGTATTCCTAGTTTAATTGCAATCATTAGCGTTGTAAAATAACCACCTCCATGTATCATAGACACATAGAACCAATGCATATTTTACACATTTATTACATATTcatagcagcagcataaaaactGTGCTGTTCCTTCCACGGCATGTCCTTGGTGTAATGAAcacaaggggagacagagggctgGTCTCAAGCACAGGGTGCAGCAGGTGATAATTGAAAAGGAccactggaggaggcaggtagctgggtccagggacaggcagaaggtcatacacagggggtccaaaagggctacagtacaggcagggaaaaggatagtaacgtagtccgggagatcaggcaataagTAGGTAACAGGAAAccggctaaagtacaggcagggaataggcaaaaggcgtcgttagtgaggcaggcaaaaactatcatacacgggaggtGTAAATTACGGGAAAAACAGAGTTCTGAAGACGTGTGTCACTAAACAAGCAATAactcacagtgatggggtgcaaagaactgaactaaatagtgtgtatTAATGacctacaggtgtgtgaacaggtgattagaattcaggggatctaggtgtttgagagcgtgggctggaaagtgggctggaaagtgagctgcgttcaggggacctacgtgtttgagggtgtgagttggaagcagacattACACTTGGGCCATAGCACTATTTAAAAtgttgcttagggcccccaaaaggctagggccggctctgactgcatgtgtgggtatagatgtgggtatgcaGACCTGCGAGCCACTgcagcccccacccccatcaaagttgcccatccctaatTTAAATTGTCATTTGTGTTACTCTCCATTAATTCTTGATTAACCTGCCAATGCTTGTCTACCCCTGCCTGCTACTTTGTGAGCCACCACCGTACACACTGATATGCTGAGCAGTTTAGCAATGAGCTCAACTTTATCTAAACACAGTTGATTACTACTTTTTTTCCTCCCAGAATGCATGTGGCTTGACAACAGAGCACTGACAGCAAGTTGTTTCCCGGTTTGGTGTGATTGTATTGCAGATAGAAATAATGATCCATCCTGTACAAAGAAAACAGACTTATGGGATTTCTAGCTGACTTGTAGCAGCCATACAAGAAACACACCTCACATAATGTTTATGGGTAACTAATCCCAGATGGTTGTCAGTAAAGAGGAGTGTGTGAGAATGCATCACCATGGTAATGTACAGAAATCTGTCTACAGCCTGAAATCTAAGGCTCATATATTATTCCttatgtgtgtgttctttttCTTCCCTGTCATTCAAGTAGACTGTATTGACAGCGAACCTCAGAACTGTCCTTTAGCCACTACAGTCAGCATAGTGAACTGGTATGGTCATAGGCAAAATGTAATCTTTCCCAggcctactctactgtgctctccACATCAGGTATTGAATGGACACGAtcatgggagaagtaacagtccAATTACCTCCAATGGCCAGCCTAACCTTCAAAAGAAATACCAAGGAGCAAACAGGCTGCTGTTGTAAATGTCATGAACTTTGAAAAGACTGAGGCAAGTTTTGCCACAGCATTTACCAGGCAATGTCAAGCAGTACATGATGCGATCAATTCCAATGGATTCATTGTTTCATTTCGTCAAAACCTTGCACTGTCAGGACAGCTTTTGAATCAAAAACCAATATACATGCAGGACAGCATTTAAGGAGTCATTATTTTCAGAGTTGATACTGGTTTACTGAAACTTATTTTACCTTACCAGACAGGAAATCCCATTGTGATTTCAAGGGGGATGTGAAGCTTCATGAACTTTACAGAATCGATGCCTGCTCTCGGCAGTGTTAAATAAACAACTGTTAAAAGAGAGAAGTGAAGAGGGTTGTACAGTCCCAGGGTGTGCTGTATACTCATCTCTGAAATTATATTGGTTATGAGACATCAATAATGGAAAAATGGTTGCGGGCACTAAAACTTCTAAGAGGAGAAAAAGCCTGTTCAAATAATCTTAAAAGTCAGGCTTTATACATACATCTTTTACCTATTTATTGGTCCATTAGCTGACGGCTGGGAGGAAATGTATGGGGAAatttataagggcacaaggcgagacccaaatgcagacactggaggcagatggtttgagtctttgatatttacTACATCTAAAAGGGGtaagcaagagaatggtcgtggacaggcaaaaggtcagagtccaggaggtacagtgtggcaggcagaatcaaggtcagggcaggcagaatggtcaggcaggcgggtacagagtccagaaaacaggcaagggtcaaaactgggaggactagtaAAAGAGAATAGGAAAGGCATGAGAAcgggaaaaacacactggttgacttggaacatacaagatgaactggcacagagagacaggaaacacagggatatatacac from Oncorhynchus tshawytscha isolate Ot180627B linkage group LG09, Otsh_v2.0, whole genome shotgun sequence encodes the following:
- the LOC112246019 gene encoding heparan sulfate glucosamine 3-O-sulfotransferase 2-like; protein product: MAYRFMSNRIVPSSNRLSKRFIFIFTISLSFTYLCYSILFCCGTIMPTQSYEEKRCLHHKNVGSEKLLQKDCIVDRRTALDETLNVALTHQGSSNARNQSRNSALPITHKRSIAPSEYNITVAQKYGNKKLPNALIIGVKKGGTRAVLEFIRIHPDVRALGTEPHFFDRNYDRGLDWYRGLMPRTLDSQITLEKTPSYFVTREAPRRIASMSPNTKLIVVVRNPVTRAISDYTQTLSKKPDIPTFEELAFQNRSQGLVDTSWNAIRIGMYILHLENWLQYFRLSQIHFVSGERLITDPAGELGRVQDFLGLKRIITDKHFYFNRTKGFPCLKKPESSSQPRCLGKSKGRTHVQIDREVIEQLRDFYRPFNIKFYEMVGQDFRWD